The genomic DNA CCCGGACGACGGCGGCGCGCGTCGACGACGGCGTGGGCGCACGCTGGATCGCGCTGAACGGCGTGACGGCGCAGTCGCTCTCGGCCGCGGCACTCCGGATCGGGATCGACCTGGTGTCCATCCTGATCGCGCTCCTACCCCTGCTGCTGCGCCTGTGGCGCGGGGAGACCGCTCGCGACATCCGGCACCGTCGCGACCTGGAGAGCGAGCGACTCGCCTCCGCGGCCCGGCTGGCCATCGAGCGCCGCGAGCACGAGCGCCGGGTCGAGCTCGCCCTCGCGGACGACCCGCCCACCGAGATGCTTCCGGCCCACGGCGCGGCGGCCGGCGCCGCGGCGCTGGAGGCCGCCGGATTCGAACCGGTCGCGGTGACCGCGCGACTCTACCGACAGGAGATCCCGGCCGTGCACGACGACTTCCTGCCCATCGCCGCCGCCGCGGAGGCGGCGAGCCTGCGCGCCCCCGGCCAGCCCCCGGCCGACGAGACGCCGACCGGGCCGCTGCCCGTCGTCGGCGCGACCGACGAGACCCCCGAGCCCGCCGAGGAGCCCGCCGTGAGCGACGAGAACACCCTGCCCGCGCGGGTCGCCGAGGCGGCCCCGGCGGTGCCGGCCCGCGCGGCCGAGCACAAGCCGAACCCGTTCGTGCCGCCCGTCATCGACGGGGCCGCGCGCACGATCGCGGGTTTCGTCCGGCCGCTGATGCCGCCGATCGTCGCGCGCGTCCTGCCCGGCGGTGCGACCCGGACGGTGCAGCAGTCGTACGAGGAGGTCGAGGAGGTCACCTTCGCGATGCGCCGCACGCGCAAGGTGGTCGTCGGCACCGTCGAGCAGAGCGTGCCGGCACCGTCGGGCGATGCCGTCCAGCGGGATGCGACCGCGCCGGCCGCCGAGGAGCCGCTCGACGTGGCGCACGAGAGCGTCGACGCGCTACCCGGCCAGGGAGCGCGCGAGCTCGGCCAGCCGGGCCAGCTCCGCAGGAGCCAGTGACCGGATGGCCGGCGGCGCCGGGTCCTCGACCGACGCCATGGCGTCGACGACGGCGCGGCCGGCGTCGGTGATCGTCACGACCTTGACCCGCCGGTCCGCGGGGGAGACGGACCGCTCGACGTGCCCGCGCGCCTGGAGGTCGTTGACGGCGACGGTGGCCGCCGGCGCGTCCATGTCGGCCAGCGCGGCCACCTCCTTGAGGGTGAGCGGCCCGTAGCGGTGGAGCCGCTTGAGGACGCGGAGCCGGCTGAAGGGGAGGCCGGTGCGCTCGGCGACCGCGCGGCGCCAGTCCGAGCGACTGTCGATGACGGCGTGCACCAGCAGGCTCCACACCTCGTCCGGGGTCTCAGTGGACATCGGCCGTCTCCTTCGACGCGAGCAGCGGGGCGATCCGCGCGCGCGAGCGTTCGGCGCGCGCACCCGTCGACACGACGGCGAGCGCCACGACGACCAGGGCGAAGCCCGCGACGGACCACCACAGCGGGGCGCCTGCGATGAGCCCCGAGAGCGCCACGCCCAGGCTGACGCCGAGCTGCCGGCTCGTGCTGGCGACGGCGGCCGCGGCGCCGGCCCGGTCCAGTGGCATTCCGCTGACCGCGGAGTTCGTGATGGGCGCGTTGACGAGTCCGAAGCCGATGCCGAAGACCGCGAACACGATCCCCAGTTCGGGTACGGGCGTGCCCGCGTCGACGGTGGTCAGCGCGAGTGCGGCGCACGTCATCAGCAGACCCGCGCCGAGCAGCGACGGGCGCGGCCCGAACCGTGCCACGAGTCGCCCGGACACGGGGGAGGCGACGAGCACGGACAGCGCCATGGGCAGGAACATCAGCCCCGTCTGCACGGCGGAGAAGTGCCGCGTGTTCTGCAGGTACAGCGACATCGTGAACAGGAAGGCGCCGAATCCCGCGAACGCGGAGACGGCGGTGAGGGTGGCCGCCGCGAACGGGATGCTGCGGAAGAAGCGCAGGTCGATGAACGGCGACGGGTGCCGCCGCTCGTGTGCGATGAACGCGGCGAGGGCTGCGGTCGTGAGGGCGAACATCAGGGGCGCCCGTTCGATGAGGCCGAACACCGCCGTGAACATGACCGCGATCGCCAGCACCTGGCCGAGCGGATCGATGCTGCGGGGCACTGCGGCCTTGGACTCGGGGACCACGGCGTAGGTGAGCGCGAGTGCGGCGGCGCAGATCGGGAGGTTGATCCAGAACACGGACCGCCAGCCGAGGGTGTCGATGAGCACACCGCCCGCGAGGGGCCCGACGGCGGTCGACACCCCGACGACCGCCCCCCACAGACCGATCGCGCGGGCGCGTTCGGCGGGTTCGGTGAACACGGCGGTGACGATGGACAGTGCCACGGGGGTGAGCATCGAGCCGCCGACCGCCTGGATGCCGCGGGCGGCGATGAGCACGTCGACGGTGGGCGCGAGACTGCAGAGCAGGGACCCCGCCGCGAAGACGGTGAGCCCGATGCGGAAGACCCGGCGCCGGCCGAAGCGGTCGGCGGTCGCGCCCGAGAGGACGAGCAGGCTCGCCAGTGTGAGCGTGTAGATGTCGACGACCCACTGCAGGTGGGTGATCGACGCGGCCATCTGCCGGCCGATCTCGGGGAGGGCGACGTTGACGATCGTGACGTCCATCGACGAGATCAGCAGGCTCAGGCTGCAGGCCACGAGGACGAGTGCGCGGAGAGCGCCCGGCCCCAAATTACTTGTAGGCATACAAGGATTATATGTTCACAACTAATAGGATGGGAAGTGTGTCGAGAGTGCGCACGCCTCGTACGCAATGTTTGCTATACTGCAAATAGGAGATCCGAGCGCAGAGGAGGCGCCCGTGGTTACCGCTTTCGCAGTCTGTGCCGTCGTCGGGATCCTGGTCCTGATCGCGTCACTGATCCTGGGGGACTTCGAGATCGGGGGAGTCGAGGTCGGCAGCGCCGACGCCGGCCTGCCCTGGTTGAGCGCGCCCGCACTGGCCGCCGCCGTCGGCGTCTTCGGGGTGGTGGGCTGGCCGCTCTCCGCCGGGACGTCGCTGTCGATGCCCGTCGTCGTGGGTGCGGCCGCCGCCTCCGGGGTCGCCGCGTACGGCCTGCTCATGCTGGTGCTCCGCGCGATGCGCCGGGCGCAGACCGGCACCGTCGCGGGGCTCCGCGCCGCGGTCGGAACGATCGGCGAACTCAGCATGGAGATCCCCGCCGGCGGCTGGGGGAGGGTGAGCTACATCGACTCGGAGTCGGTGCGCGCCACCACGACCGCCGTGCTGGTCGACTCCGGCGCCTCGGCGCCCGACGGTCAGCAGGTGCTGATCGTCGACGTCGACGGGGACCGCCTGGTGGTGCAGCCGCTCAAGACTCAGGCCTGATCACAAGCGCCGGGCCGGACGCCCGGCAGAGGGAGGGAATCAATGACCGTATCGATCCTCATCGCGGCCGGTGCCGCGGTGATCGTGATCCTGCTGGCCCTGTGGATCTTCTTCCACAACTACATCAAGTCGCCGCCCGACCAGGTGGCCATCTTCACCGGCCGCGGCGAGATGAAGGTCGTGCGCGGCGGCGCCCGGTTCAAGGTGCCGGGGCTCGAGCGCGTCGACTACATGCCGCTGCGCCCGTTCGAAGTGCGCATCGCGCTCAACAACGCCCGCAGCATCGACGGCGTCCCCGTCGAACTGCAGGCCGTCGGCCTGGTGCGCATCGGCACCACCGACGAGATGACCCGCACCGCCGCGCAGCGGTTCCTCACCGCGAACATGGCGGAGCTCGAGAACCAGATCAACGAGATCCTGGCCGGCAGCCTCCGCGGCATCGCCGCGACCATGACCGTCGAGCACCTCAACAGCAACCGTGAGGCGCTCGCCCGCGGCGTGGTCGAGGAGGCGGGCGGCGACCTCGCCCGCATCGGCATGGAGGTCGACATCCTCAAGATCGCCGGGATCGAGGATCGCAACGGCTACCTCGAATCGCTCGGCCAGAAGCGCATCGCCGAGGTCAAGCGCGACGCGGACATCGGCAAGGCGGAGGCCGAGCGGGACTCGCTCATCCGGTCCGCCGACGCCCGCCGGGCCGGCGAGATCGCGCAGACCGAGGCCGAGACCGCGATCGCCGAGGCCCAGCAGAGCCGCGACGTGCGCATCGCCCAGCTCCGCGCCCAGACCGAGGCGCAGAACGCGGAGGCCGACCAGGCGGGGCCGCTCGCGAAGGCCCGCGCGGAGAAGAACGTCGGCATCGCGCTCGAGGAGGCCGAGGCCGCCCGGATCGAGGCCCGGACCGAGGTGGAGCGCAAGCGTCGAGCGCAGGCCGAGGCCGCGCTCGAGGCCGACGTGATCGCGCCCGCGGAGGCGCAGCGACAGGCCGCCATCACCCGCGCCGAGGGCGAACGCCAGTCGGCGATCCTCACCGCCGAGGCCCGCGCGAACTCGACCCGCCTGGACGGCGAATCGGCCGCCGACGCCCGCAAGTCGGCCGCCGCCGCCGTCGAGGCCGAGCTCCGCGCCGACGCGGCCGGCAAGCTCGCGCAGGCCGAGGTGCACGCCGAGTCCATCCGGCTCGAGGGCGAGTCGAAGGCGACGGCCCGGAAGTCCGCGGCGGAGGCCCTCGAGGCCGAGCTGCGCGCCGACGCGGCGGGCAAGCAGGCACAGGCCGAGGCCTTCAACAAGTACAGCGCCGACGCGGCGCGCCTGCTGCTGGTGCCGCAGGTGCTCGCGACGATCGAGGGCGCGGTCCGGTCCCAGTCCGAGGCCACCGCGGCGATCGACAGCATCAACATCATCGGCGGCGGCCAGAACGACGCCACCGGAGGCCTGCTCGGCCTGTCCGCGCAGTCGATCGCGTCCATCGTCTCCGCGCTCCGGACGCAGGGCATCGACCTGTCGAAGCTGCTCGACGGTGACGCGCCCGCGCAGGCCGCATCCGTCGTCGGCACTCCGGCCGCCGAGGCCGAGGCGCCGGTCACCGTCGGCGACGAGTAACCGTCGCCGTGAAGCCCGGCGACGCCGAGGCGCTCCGCCTCGCGGTGGGCCTGCTGGAGCAACGGCTCCGGCAGCTGCCCGCCGCGGGGCTCCGCGGCTCCGAACTGTTCGTGCTGGCCACGGTCGAGGCCCTCGGCGCGGACGCCTTCCCCACGGCGATCGGCGACCGGCTCGCGATGCGGCGATCGAACGTGTCCGCCGCCGTCGCCGACCTGCGTCGGCGCGGCTTCCTCCAGGACGACGCGGACGGTTCCGACGCGCGCCGGCGGCCCGTCGCCCTGACGGCGCGGGGCCGGGAGGTGCTCCACGCGCGCGACGCCGCCCAGGACGCCTGGCTGGTCGAGACCGGCAGTGCGCAGCTCACCGCCGACGAGGCCGCCCGGCTGCGCGATGCCGTGCCCCTGCTCCTGAGGCTGGCCGCGGGGGAGGATCCACCCGCATGAGAATCACGGCGAGCGCAACCCTGGGCGGCGGCCCGGCGCGGCGATAATCTCAGCCGCGTGAGTGGTCTCTTCTCCTTCCCGAACCCGGTCAACGAGTACGCCGCCCGCGCGACCGCGGGCCTCGTGGTCGTCCTCGCGGTGGTGACCATCGTCGCCGGGCAGTGGTGGCTCTACGCCGCCCTCGCCCTCGGCTTCGCGCTGCGCGTCGCGGGCGGCCCGCGCTACTCGCCCTTCGGCCGGCTGTCCGTGCACGTCATCGCGCCGAAGCTCGGCCCGGCCAAGCTGGTGCCCGGCCCGCCGAAGCGGTTCGCGCAGACCATCGGCCTCGTCTTCTCGACGGTCGCGCTCGCGCTGTTCCTCACCGGGAACCACGTGGCGGCCCAGGTCGTGCTCGGCCTGCTGGTGGTGGCCGCGCTGTTGGAATCGGCGGCGGGCGTGTGCCTCGGCTGCATCGTCTTCGGGTGGCTGCAGCGCCGCGGCGTCATCCCCGCCTCGGTGTGCGAGGCCTGCGCGGGCGTGAACACCGCGCCGCCGACGCTCACCGTGCCGCACTAGCGGCCCTCGAACGAAGGAACGCCGCCGCGGATCGCTCCGCGGCGGCGTTCGTCTGTCAGGGTGCCGTCCCTCGGCGGGACGTCAGATCAGGCCGACGATCTCCTCGGCCCACTCGACGGCCTTCTCGTCCACATCGTCGGTGCCGGAGTTGTCGTGCTCGAAGCGGTCGCCCACCTGGGTGGCGCCCAGCCCCGTGAGGTGCTTGACGATCGTCTTGCCGGCGGCGTTGTAGGTGTCGACGTAGATGGTGTCGCCGAGCCCGAAGACCGCGAAGCGCAGGCCCGACAGGTCGGGGGCCGCCTCGAGCAGATCCTCGAAGAACTCGGTGGTGCCGGCGGGCAGTTCGCCCTCGCCGTACGTGGCGCACGAGAAGACGTGGAAGTCCGCGGGATCCAGCGCGTCGATCTCGCCGTCCATCATGTCGTGCAGCTCGACGGAGCCGGCCTTGGCGAACACGTTGTACATGGCGTTCGCTGCGCCCTCGGCGGTGCCGGTCGAGGAACCGTAGAAGATGTGAACAGACATGGGAGGAGATTCTAGCCAAGGCTCACCTCGCACCGTGAGCTGCGTCCCGTCGGTGTGACCTCCTAGGCTTGCCGCCATGGCTCACGCAACCCTGGTCGACGGCGCCCGGCTCGCCTACGAGGTCCACCCCGCGGCGACCGGCGCGACCGGCCCCGGGGTGCTGCTGGTCGCGGGCCAGGCACTCGCGGGATCGTCGTGGGCGCCGCTCGTCGACGACTTCCGCGCCGCCGGCCCCGTCATCACCTTCGATCACCGCGGCATCGGGGCGAGCGACGACGCCTTCCCCCGCGGGTGGAGCACCCGCGACTGCGCCGCCGACGCCCTCGCCGTTCTCGATGCGGCGCGCGCGGACGGCGCGATCGGCGAGGCCGTCGACGTGTACGGCTTCTCCATGGGCGGTCGCGCCGCGCAGTGGCTCGCCGCCGACCACCCCGCCCGGGTGCGGCGGCTGATCCTCGGTGCCACGACCGTCGGAGACGCGCACGGCGTCGCGCGCCCCAGCGAGGTGCTCCGGATCCTCGTCCGCTCGGACCGGCAGGCCCTGCTGGAGCTGTTCTTCACGCCCGACTGGCTCGCCGCGCATCCCGAGGCGGCCGAGGCCATCCTCGCGCAGCCGCGGTCGCTCCCGGCCCAGCGCGCACACTTCGCCGCGAGCACGGATCACGACGCAGCAGCGGCCCTGCCGTGGATCGAGGCGCCCACCCTGGTGCTGCACGGCGCCGACGACCGTATGTGCCCCGCCGAGAACGCCGAGATCCTGCGCGCCGGTATCGACGGTGCCCGGATGCGCGTGTACCGCGGTGTGCGGCACGGATACCACCTGCAGGAGCCGGCGGCCACCGCCGACGCCCTGGACTTCCTCACCGCGCCCTGAGCGCCACTGCTACCGTCCACGCATGGCGGACTACGGCAGCTTCCAGGACGGGATCTACGCGGAAGGGCTGCTCGCGAAGCACCGCCACTTCCCCTACACCTTCGGCGACCTCGAGGCACGGGCGCAGCAGGTGCTCGACCACTCCCTGTTCGACTACGTGCGCGGCGGCGCCGGCGACGAGACGACCCAGGACGCGAACGTCTCGGAGCTGCGGCGCTACGGCTTCGTCCCGCGGATGCTCCGCGACCGCAGCGTGCGCGAGATGTCGACGACCTTCCTCGGTGCGGAGCTCGACGCCCCGGTGATCCTCTGCCCCGTCGGGGTGAACGGCCTCGTCCACGAGAACGGCGACCTCGAGGTCGCGCGCGCCGCCGCGAACCTGAACGTCGCCGCGATGTACTCGACGCTCTCGGAGGCGCCGCTGGAGGAGATCGCCGACGCCCGCGGCGACTCCTTCGCCGCCTTCCAGCTGTACCCGACGAAGGACGATCAGCTGACCGACAACCTGGTGCGCCGGGCCGACAAGGCCGGCTTCGACGCGCTCACCATCACCCTCGACACCGGCAGCCTGGGGTGGCGTCCGCGGGACCTGCGCAACGGCTACATCCCCTTCCTGCGCGGCCGGTGCCTCGCCAACTACCTGTCCGACCCGCGGTTCATCGAGCTGTGCGGCGTCGAGAACCCGCCGCCGCTGCACGCGGGGATCGTCTGGTCCTCCCTGTTCAGCAAGCCCACCTTCTCCTGGGACGACGTCGCGCGGATCCGCCGGGTCACGGACCTGCCGATCATCCTCAAGGGCATCTGCCACGCCGAGGACGCGCGGAAGGCGGCCGCGGAGGGAGTCGACGCGATCGCGTGCTCGAACCACGGCGGCCGGCAGGCCAACGGCGGGCTCCCGGCGATCGGCCACCTCGAGGGCGTCCTGGACGCGGGCCTTCCCGTCACCTTCGACAGCGGCGTCCGGGACGGCGTCGACATCCTCCGGGTGGTGGGCCTCGGCGCGACGCTCGCGGGCATCGGGCGCCCCTACGTCTACGGGCTCACCCTGGGCGGTGCGGCGGGAGTCGAGCACGTCCTCCGGTCGATGCTCGCCGAGGCCGACTTGACCATGGCCGCGGATTGCCTGACCACGCTCGCCGACCTGCACGTCGTCAAACGATGAGCGGCGCCGGGAGCGCAGTGAGCGGGCCGGATCGGTGACCGGTGCTGCGGACTTCGACTGGTTCGGCTTCGAGGACGCGGTGTGCGCGGAGCTGCGGACCGTCGCGCGGGCGCTCGTCTACCAGGCCGACGGCGAGTTGCCCTACGCGTACGCCCTGACCGCCTTCTACGCCGAGCAGGGCTCGGTGATCCGGCTGCCGCACCCGGCGCTGGGCACCGTC from Tsukamurella paurometabola includes the following:
- a CDS encoding DUF4407 domain-containing protein; this encodes MIPALAVLAFLVGAAVCVTVAAPGRRAALPSRFLVCVVVGLVVGELVSMLALNGAIEDRLRTDADRGAVAAPEVRAAQAELDAARADRAALDAAVAEASGRRDQALVVARCEYRPGPACPQTSITGVPGRGPESRSANERLASAQADLDRATAARAKDAPGRDARIASARTEVAAARTTAARVDDGVGARWIALNGVTAQSLSAAALRIGIDLVSILIALLPLLLRLWRGETARDIRHRRDLESERLASAARLAIERREHERRVELALADDPPTEMLPAHGAAAGAAALEAAGFEPVAVTARLYRQEIPAVHDDFLPIAAAAEAASLRAPGQPPADETPTGPLPVVGATDETPEPAEEPAVSDENTLPARVAEAAPAVPARAAEHKPNPFVPPVIDGAARTIAGFVRPLMPPIVARVLPGGATRTVQQSYEEVEEVTFAMRRTRKVVVGTVEQSVPAPSGDAVQRDATAPAAEEPLDVAHESVDALPGQGARELGQPGQLRRSQ
- a CDS encoding MarR family winged helix-turn-helix transcriptional regulator, coding for MSTETPDEVWSLLVHAVIDSRSDWRRAVAERTGLPFSRLRVLKRLHRYGPLTLKEVAALADMDAPAATVAVNDLQARGHVERSVSPADRRVKVVTITDAGRAVVDAMASVEDPAPPAIRSLAPAELARLAELARSLAG
- a CDS encoding MFS transporter — encoded protein: MPTSNLGPGALRALVLVACSLSLLISSMDVTIVNVALPEIGRQMAASITHLQWVVDIYTLTLASLLVLSGATADRFGRRRVFRIGLTVFAAGSLLCSLAPTVDVLIAARGIQAVGGSMLTPVALSIVTAVFTEPAERARAIGLWGAVVGVSTAVGPLAGGVLIDTLGWRSVFWINLPICAAALALTYAVVPESKAAVPRSIDPLGQVLAIAVMFTAVFGLIERAPLMFALTTAALAAFIAHERRHPSPFIDLRFFRSIPFAAATLTAVSAFAGFGAFLFTMSLYLQNTRHFSAVQTGLMFLPMALSVLVASPVSGRLVARFGPRPSLLGAGLLMTCAALALTTVDAGTPVPELGIVFAVFGIGFGLVNAPITNSAVSGMPLDRAGAAAAVASTSRQLGVSLGVALSGLIAGAPLWWSVAGFALVVVALAVVSTGARAERSRARIAPLLASKETADVH
- a CDS encoding NfeD family protein — its product is MVTAFAVCAVVGILVLIASLILGDFEIGGVEVGSADAGLPWLSAPALAAAVGVFGVVGWPLSAGTSLSMPVVVGAAAASGVAAYGLLMLVLRAMRRAQTGTVAGLRAAVGTIGELSMEIPAGGWGRVSYIDSESVRATTTAVLVDSGASAPDGQQVLIVDVDGDRLVVQPLKTQA
- a CDS encoding flotillin family protein: MTVSILIAAGAAVIVILLALWIFFHNYIKSPPDQVAIFTGRGEMKVVRGGARFKVPGLERVDYMPLRPFEVRIALNNARSIDGVPVELQAVGLVRIGTTDEMTRTAAQRFLTANMAELENQINEILAGSLRGIAATMTVEHLNSNREALARGVVEEAGGDLARIGMEVDILKIAGIEDRNGYLESLGQKRIAEVKRDADIGKAEAERDSLIRSADARRAGEIAQTEAETAIAEAQQSRDVRIAQLRAQTEAQNAEADQAGPLAKARAEKNVGIALEEAEAARIEARTEVERKRRAQAEAALEADVIAPAEAQRQAAITRAEGERQSAILTAEARANSTRLDGESAADARKSAAAAVEAELRADAAGKLAQAEVHAESIRLEGESKATARKSAAEALEAELRADAAGKQAQAEAFNKYSADAARLLLVPQVLATIEGAVRSQSEATAAIDSINIIGGGQNDATGGLLGLSAQSIASIVSALRTQGIDLSKLLDGDAPAQAASVVGTPAAEAEAPVTVGDE
- a CDS encoding MarR family winged helix-turn-helix transcriptional regulator, which produces MKPGDAEALRLAVGLLEQRLRQLPAAGLRGSELFVLATVEALGADAFPTAIGDRLAMRRSNVSAAVADLRRRGFLQDDADGSDARRRPVALTARGREVLHARDAAQDAWLVETGSAQLTADEAARLRDAVPLLLRLAAGEDPPA
- a CDS encoding DUF4395 domain-containing protein, producing MSGLFSFPNPVNEYAARATAGLVVVLAVVTIVAGQWWLYAALALGFALRVAGGPRYSPFGRLSVHVIAPKLGPAKLVPGPPKRFAQTIGLVFSTVALALFLTGNHVAAQVVLGLLVVAALLESAAGVCLGCIVFGWLQRRGVIPASVCEACAGVNTAPPTLTVPH
- a CDS encoding flavodoxin domain-containing protein; this encodes MSVHIFYGSSTGTAEGAANAMYNVFAKAGSVELHDMMDGEIDALDPADFHVFSCATYGEGELPAGTTEFFEDLLEAAPDLSGLRFAVFGLGDTIYVDTYNAAGKTIVKHLTGLGATQVGDRFEHDNSGTDDVDEKAVEWAEEIVGLI
- a CDS encoding alpha/beta fold hydrolase gives rise to the protein MAHATLVDGARLAYEVHPAATGATGPGVLLVAGQALAGSSWAPLVDDFRAAGPVITFDHRGIGASDDAFPRGWSTRDCAADALAVLDAARADGAIGEAVDVYGFSMGGRAAQWLAADHPARVRRLILGATTVGDAHGVARPSEVLRILVRSDRQALLELFFTPDWLAAHPEAAEAILAQPRSLPAQRAHFAASTDHDAAAALPWIEAPTLVLHGADDRMCPAENAEILRAGIDGARMRVYRGVRHGYHLQEPAATADALDFLTAP
- a CDS encoding alpha-hydroxy-acid oxidizing protein — translated: MADYGSFQDGIYAEGLLAKHRHFPYTFGDLEARAQQVLDHSLFDYVRGGAGDETTQDANVSELRRYGFVPRMLRDRSVREMSTTFLGAELDAPVILCPVGVNGLVHENGDLEVARAAANLNVAAMYSTLSEAPLEEIADARGDSFAAFQLYPTKDDQLTDNLVRRADKAGFDALTITLDTGSLGWRPRDLRNGYIPFLRGRCLANYLSDPRFIELCGVENPPPLHAGIVWSSLFSKPTFSWDDVARIRRVTDLPIILKGICHAEDARKAAAEGVDAIACSNHGGRQANGGLPAIGHLEGVLDAGLPVTFDSGVRDGVDILRVVGLGATLAGIGRPYVYGLTLGGAAGVEHVLRSMLAEADLTMAADCLTTLADLHVVKR